A window of Quercus robur chromosome 12, dhQueRobu3.1, whole genome shotgun sequence genomic DNA:
TTAGATGCATTTCAACCTGGCGGAACCTAAAATTTGCCAATCGAGGATCTCCAGCACCAACACACGTGCAACAGATGACATCAGCACTTTGAGAAATCTCCCTTTCAGTTGCCCGCTTCAGtgctttatattttttctcatCACTGCTAGACAATTCTCCTGTACACATTAggagaaagaaataagaaaaaaccAACTTAAAACTCAAAGATGCAGTTGTTATTTGACACTGATTAGGCACAGGAAAttcaagaagaatctaagttACTAGgtcaaagattaaaaaaatatatatccaaGGAAAGTGATTATGCAGAAATGTCCAGATATCAAAGCACACTCAACAAGCTTTATTAAAGTTGGAcaaaatcttcaaaaacaaTTTGTAAGTTAAGTCAAACTCATTCGTTTCCTACATTCCCGGTGCAACATTTTCCAAATATATAGTGGTATGATAACCTTAATCAGACACACTATTCAAGCAGAGGAACTTAAATTGACCAGGCAACAACCCCCAAAGGTAACTCTCctttaaaaataagaataaatgaataaataaacaacacaaacacaaacaaactaTTATTTTAACTTCCACAGAGTAGCCATAGTAAACTAATCCCCCAGTCACTTGTTTCCTACCTAAAGCAATCTAACTGCACAGAGCAGATAAAACAATTGaattacctatcaaaaataataaataaaacaattgaaTCACAATTCTGATATGCAAAGTATTCACCATATGTGGGGATCATTCTTTGAAGAGTAATACCTGAAGCTATATGCAACTGCATCAGATAAGGATGACTCAGCTATATCTTACTTAATGATTCGATagttgggggtggggggatttgaaccctggatGCCTCTGTTGGAAACACCAGGACATGCCCACCATGACAAGGCTCTTGGCTCAACTATTTCTTATTTAGACAGCCAAAATGAGAGAGGATATGCTCTTCAAATATTAGATTCATTCTAGACTTTCACAATTGAGATTGCGTCAGTTGATTTATTCTTCAATATTTTGTATCCTAGCATTCCAACTAGAGGCTCAGATTGTACGAGGTAGAGGTTCACTGGCAATGAAAAATTTGATGTTTGATCATATAATGAGGCTTTGAGAGACTAGTGATGTGACTTTCCCCTTGAAAAGGATTTTGTGTTAAGGCTCCAAaaagggctttttatttttgtggacAATGTTCTGGGGGAAGATTTTAACATATTATAATCTCATGAGAGGAATTCCTTCATAAAAGGGTGCTGCATGTGAAGTAGTGGACAGACTATGGACCATTTGTTGTAGCATTGTGATACAGCCTATAAATTAGGGAGCTTTATTTTTCCATGTTTGAAGTAGATCGGGTAATGCCTAAAAGTGCTATTGATCTACCAAGTGGATAAAggaatcagttttttttttttatcattcctCCCTTGTTTGAAATCTAGCTCCTTTGTGCCTATTGTGGACATTATGACGAGAGATCCATCGTTGTATGTTTAAAGATGTGGAAATCTCACTGTTTGATGGCCATAGAGACTTTCATCCTAttgttaattttattgattCTCCTACTTACCGATtttaactctctcttttttgtcaTTATATAAGGGCATTTCATGTGTTCACATGCACATGAGAGGGTTCCTCTTCTTTTAAggaagaaggggggggggggggggggggtgtggggcaGGCCAAGAGTTTATTCACCAAACACATTGTCAACAcaacataaaatgaaaatttcagtAGGCTTCACCCAATTGCATGTCTCCAAGAATCATAAAACCTTGCATATATTCTGACTAGTACCCTTTGTTCCTGAAATTGAAACCTGAATAATCCTAATGCCTCTAAGCATACAAAACCCAAAGCAGAATCAAACCAAGCTAGCCAATCCTCAAATCAACTGCTCCAATTTACAACACAGCAAAAACGGAACACCAATAGTACAGTACAGATTGAATACTCTAtccattaataataaaaatttaaaagggcaaaaataataataataatgagaataaGCCTGACCTTGTTCATCTTTCAGTTGTTGTAACTTGTGAAGCTCACTCTTTTCAGATGTGTCAAGATGTCGAACCTGCAAGAATGTAAAACAGGCTAAGAACAGAGAACATACTAGTAGTATCAGACAGAATACAATAATGATGTCCACACACACCTGATAGTGAAGGGTCAGATGCTCAACCGGAGAACTCACAGCTTCCCTTGATTTTGCACAAAGCCTAACAACCTGAAacccacccaccccccccccccccaaaaaaaaaacaaccacaaaaaaaaaagaataaaatgtaaggtaaaataaatttttaaaaaaacaaataaaagcaaACAGTAAAATAGGAAGCACTGATTTTAAATGAAGCATCATTATGAATTAAAATTGAGCCCCTACCACCATCTAATTCTGACAACAACAATCCTAACAGATATTTTGACTGCTAACAGTTCCAAAACTTTATTCAATTCAACAATTTCAGACAACAATTTTCAAGACAAGCATACCTACAAAATACACTTGAAAGCAATAGAAAGCTCCATCACGcaaaatttaattaaccaaaaaCATCTTTCAAAGATGCCTCTACACAATTATATATTGAtaatgtcatttaaaaaattcagatcaTTTGAAGAATCTTTCACACATGTAGAAGATACTCtgaataaaattgtaatttgttaATGACCAGATATAAGTAGTTAGTTTCTTCAAGTAaatggaaattattttatttcttctttttgagaaaatacAATGGTAATATGGTTTCAATTATCAACATTGCATAGAAAATGACTCTAATACAATGCATCATATAATTGAAAGATAAGAAGGCAGCAGAATTAAGCATTTTAGAGAATCATCACTACAGCGGAAAGTAAACAGACAAGTGCATATGCATTATTTACAAATCCTGTAGTCCACTGCTAAGAAAACATCTCAAAAGTCTGAACATTTATGGTTCTTTATTGATTGCAGTTGTGCCTAGGTAATGTCCAGGTCCTTAAAAGTGATTTACCAGGGCAGGCCATGGCAGCTCAGAAAATAAAGAGTGGCACTTGACATTATGACaaggtttgcttaaaagaaagacAGGAACAATGACACACAAAATTTGGACAAGGTAGGTGGTAAATGATGATGTGGGGATCCACTTTTGTAAATTCAATTGCCTTACGTTCAATAGAGTTCATGATAGATCCCCATACATAATTATGTACTATCTAATCTCAATATTTTTCTCAGAGCTGATGAAGATCTTACACATGATATTTTCCCTTACAAAAAATATTCCATTTAACAGTAGATGTTTATGCACAGACACAATAAGGAAAAGGAACTACATGGCCAGAAATGgcaataaaaaatagaacagaatgccaaaatatatattatagagtTGGCGAAAATGCAAGCAAAGCTATGCTTAATTACCTTTAACCCAGTAGCACTTATCTTTTCCGCTAGTTGGTCTACAGCCACATTACTAGGGGCACAAACCAAAACCtaacaaaagaataatattATCTAGTGtaataaccaaacaaataaatacaaatgCTAGGAAACATGAAATTAAACCTACTTGCCCCTGGCCTTGTTTGGCCATGTGATATACAATCGCTGCAGAGGTTACTGTTTTCCCCGTGCCAGGTGGACCTTGAATCAAACTTATAGGTTTCTGAAGGACACTCTTTACAGCAAACACCTATCAAACAAGTACAAACCACTCTGAGCAATCCAGTTACAATATCTTGCATAAATGCAAGGTGTCACCCAGAATGAAAATGCAGAATTCTGATCCTTGGCAGATTTCTTGATCATTACATGTACATCATTAGGCCTCTTGAAAAGGCTTATTGATGTAGCATAATGCCCATTTTGCACTTAAACGAGATGTACATGGTCATAGGGTTCTATTCACAATCTAAGTGCCTAACATTAAAAACATATATCTGTAGAGGAAGCATAACAATCAAGACAGAATTAAGTAGATGATCAGGACAGCATACTTGAGATGCATTGAGCTCCGGAAGACCAGGTGCGCCAAAACGACGAGGCAGTGTATTGCGAACCATTTGAACTTCAACTTCATGGCCCAACAAGTGGTGGTAAATGTACCTGCATGGATGGTGGCATTTAAATTCAAAGAGCAAACAAAGAGCAAATAACTCAGATACAAAATATGCACGATCCCTATAATTGACTGATCTAATATTTGAACACTGCACCCAGAATACTGACAGACTGATACATGAGTAAACAAATCAAACTAGGATATAATAACACCAAACACAAACCCttaatagagtagaaaaaaagcATGGAAAAGTCCAACATATTTATAGAAAATGTAACAGAATTATATGCATTACCATTGATATTCATATTACCTATCCAAAATATTCTATAATAACTTTccggaaaaaataaattagaaaaatcaAGATATTGCAGCCAAGATTAAAGACTCCCTAAAACCTTTTTACATACAAACAAATGCAGACAGCTGAAATAGCAGCCAACCTACCCGCTAACACTAGTCTCATCCACTGCAAAAGTTTTCATTGCTCCCTGCATGCGATCAAAGCTTGTACTTTTCCACACAAAATCAACACTGAAACCATGGTTTACATCAACTGGAACTCCCTGCatagaatattaaaaatatgCACTAATAATGACAactaaataaaaacttgaagaaACAAGCCAATTGCAATAATACTTTATTTACCTGACTAGCACGAAGTTCAAGTGCAACCTCCTCTTGTGCAGTTAGCTTGATCTGGAACAATATAAAAAGCATGTAATACGCCCATAAAATGTGGCAATGTGCCAGAGCGGTAGAAAGGAAACACTAAACAACAGTTTAGATGTCTCTCAAAAGAAGAGGCATACCACATGCCCCACTGACTGCCATGCTGGGTGTGCTGCATCTCCAGAATAACGCAGCCGCAACTCATCTCCAGGTACAAGGCGCAACTCATTGTCTTCCTACAACAACAGAACAGGcagtttaatttttgaaaaaggaaaaacaaacgTACTTTTTCaagtaaataattttcaaaatagaaataaagtaCAACAAATGCTCATAAAAGGCCGAGCAGAacaggaaaaattaaaataccagTAATGAGAAGATATTCAcaattaaaatggaaaaactgAGATAGTGAAGCACCtttggaaaaacaaaatatgcaatACGCTTCTTGTTAAGACCAATATCCCACCGAATTGTAACATTGTCTTTGCTTTGAGATTCTTTCATCATCTACAACAAATAAGATATCATAAGATGCCACACAATGTTTTGCATAAAGCAATGTTTTGTTCAGGAAATCAGAATAAATCATTTGAGGAGAATAAAGGCATCATTAAGCtaaatattatcttctttaGCACTCTACTCGGACAGAATAACGTAACCATATCAGCacagaaaaaagagagtaaaagacagagagagatatgaATCATACTTTATCATAGTCAGCCTCAAGCTTAATTAGTGGAGCAAATACATTTTGATACTGCAAAAGAAAGGTAATACCATCAATGTATTAGTCAACAGCCACATAAAATATAACTTCCACCAGCCTTCTCTGGTAGTAAAGCAATCATTCAAACTCAGTCACCTGATATGCATCTTCATATTTCAAGGCTACAGGCTGAGGTTCATCGTCCACACCAGGCTTCTCAAGATCTTCCAGGGAAGCATCAGGATTTGTTTTCCAAAGTTCTTCAACCTTGTTTATCTGTTGAGCACTGATCTGGCGTGCCCTCAACTGCTCCTGTTCAGACGGGATCTGCAAAAATGCAACAGTTTataaaattctaacaaaaaacCCCCTCATATGTGAAACAGGAAACAATGCATAAAAGAAAACTAACCTTGACAAGCCACTGCAAAAAACACCGGTCATCAATCAGGGGACACCACTGGCTCAGGTCCCAATTCATGTCCTTCAATGCATTAACACTTAAGCAAGGTTCCCTACAAAGAAGAACAACCACACTCTCTGTCTTTGCCGAAATAAAGCCAAGCAAGAACACATTACGACATCCACAATTGTAGCATTCAAGGATTGTTTCTCCTAAAGGACTGTCTTTATGAAGACATACTTCCTTGTGTTTTGCTCGAACCTACAGAACCAACATTATAACATAATAAGAATTAATATCAGAGATTCATGTTCAATTGCAAAATGGCATATGATTTATCCTATATCAAATGGATCAAACTATTGGTTCAAGAAAAATTCATCAATTTTCACCCAAATTGAATGAAAAGACTTTAGCATTTAAAAGCACTAAAGAAATTGAATAATCACTAACAAAACCTATAACTAATAATTAAGGGAAAACATCCATATAAATTATTCATATCAGTAGGTAAATATGACTAAAAGATTACACTAATACTAttccaaatataaataaataaataaaattaaagcagTACCAGTACAAAGGTAAAAGGATACAAATTGGAAAGCAAACTGCAAAATATAAACCATACACTCAAAACTCTCACTTCAAATGGCTCGATGTGGAGGTTTATGCATAATTCCATAACATTACTAAGTCACCAAAAGTTTCTTTCCTTCAGGACCAGAGGAACATATAGGTAAAATCACCATCAGAAAGAATGAgaaagctttttctttttcttcaatataGTAACATCATTAAAGAGTAAACATTGAATCCAATTTAAAATCCAAAGGTTAAATGAATCAAAGTTTTCCAGAGTTccaatttaactaaaatttgtgCAAATCTGTGATCTCCCATTTTAGCCataaaaatagatatttttatCAATCCTTCCCCAAAAAAGTACATAACATATACTCATATGCAAGCTGAATCTTCATAGCCTAGGTCTACCCTATATGTGAAGAAAGGACAGGCTATATTACAAGCCCACACAATTTAACAACCACAGAAGGATACAACTCTAGTACAAGGTACATCTGAGATCATTCTAAACTTACTCTCTTAATGTCCTAGTCCAAGTGTCATAAACACACAAATGGAAGTGATGACCAAATAAGTTAATTCAGAAGGAATGCTAATAAAACATATTTCCACAAAGTAGTAGAAAATTATTAGACTTGTTCCTGATTGTTCTGTCTCTAAGAACAATCTGATGAAATGCTAGTCATCAAAATATCCCTTTTTTACTTAAGCACAAAGCACAACGAAATAAATCAAATCTTTCTAATTACTTCTTGAAGAGCCGCCTTCATTGTTCAGAAAATCAcctcaaaatgatattttttgatAGATACGATAGAATTCAACCTATAGTGCCTGCTCCATGATGAtagacaccaattgatttttggctATGATGGATAGGTACGGATACAGGTATGGATCTGATACTAGTACGGGGatacaacattttaaaaaaaacttagggtaCAATACATTGGGAGTAAgtgtattaattatttatgaaatatattctatttatattttttatatatagttaagcatttattttatatattgttaagcatATATCAAATTAAAAGCAATAATGGATAACAATTGAATCCATGGCCATCAAATGATGTTTAGAATACAAATCAAGATccaaaagagtaaataaaagataactaGGTAAGTGCTAAACATTGGAAcctatatataaaacatataaataaaaattcttacaAGTTTGGGCTATCTCTCACTGTTGGGGTTGGGTTGTTTATCCTAGATGTATtggcacttaaaaaaaaaaaatcaaaaaaaatcaaaatttgccAGGTATGTATCTTAGAGGTATACAGTAGATATCAGTACAATACCGCTGGATCAATGGGATCACAATCTCGATTTCCTAGGTATGCTTGCCCTGTTCAGAAACTGAAGctactttttctctttcaccACACCAAACCCACGAACTTTTGCCCAAACACATACAGTTGATTCCACAGGTACCACGGGCATGCTACTAATGCCTGTTGGACTTGGCAATAAGTACGATGATAAAAAATAGATCCGTGCATCTaaggtttttggtgtaggcagagttcaaacccaaatttcttttttgacgAAAAGGAACTTTACAAGttagctaactggaacccacactTCAAAATGATATTAGTATCTACAAATATTGTTTTACCTTGTCTGCTAATTCCTAAGTAACCCTTAATTTCCAATTCAAAATTTCGAAATCAAATGTATGCATTTCATAATATCTGTGAGGCTAAAGGAATAATACCCACATTAGCACTAACCAAAACTAAGTTACTCCGGTAATTCCAAGGCTAACATCCAAACTATATACTTTAATTACCAATACAAACCAACAAAACTTTAACCTATTTATCACAAACTCCCAGTCTACCCTTCTATGCTCACATTCCTCagatcaaacaaaacataaaacaaaagcaCTGACCAGGTGATTGACGATATGCGAGCCGGACGTGTTCCCTCTGGAATTGCAGAACCACTTACGACACGAGGGCACGTTGCAACGCACAACACATGCCGGGTTCGACACGCCACAGTACCGACACGCGTGTTCAGTGAAATCCCCTTTGCCGTACTCGTAGCTCTCGTCGTCCCCGGTCTCCTCAAAGTTCAACCCTCCCATCCCGGCCGCTAGGGCTTCCACCACCTGATTATTACTACtgctattgttgttgttgctcaTGATATTAGTATTGCTATTATTATTCCCACCACCACTGCTGCTTCCCGAGCCGACTGCCCGAGCTTTCGTGGCGCTTCCGGGGGCAGCCGATACGGGCGAGGTCTCGGACTGGTGGTCCGACCCGGGACCCCTGTCGTTCGGGTCGGATAACGAATCGGAAGGCGTGGGCCACGAGACTGGAGAGCGAATCGGGTCGCGGAACTCAGGATAGTCGAAATCCTCGCCCTGCGTGTTGAATTCGAGGAAAGTGTAGGCGTCGTTGGCCGTGTCTGGCTGCGACGCCGTTTCGAAGAGGTTGTTTGGCTGAGAATCCATCCTCAGCCAAAAGAAAGAAGGCGATCTGGAGGTGagattagggttagggttttagAGAGATTGGTAGATGTTGgggggttagggttagggtttggcgagagagaaaagaaataagagCTTTggggaagaaagagaaagagaatgagagagagagtgagagatgaGGAAGGGAGAGTGTGTGCGTTTGGGtgtgtttttgggtttgtgcgTGTCTCGTGTGTGCTACGTCAGGGAGAAGGAGGGTACGTGAGAAACGGGGAAATTGTTTGCGACGTTGGGGACACGCGCGGGTTTAATTGGGCAAAAATTTTGAGACCACATAAACTACCTCAACTTTAGTTACACGTGTCAAActgtgaataataaaaaaaataattaggttatGTAAAAGTAACTTGACAAAAGTTGTAGAGTTTTACGTGCATTGAGAGAACCACCGGTGTAAGTCACGTTATGAGGGGGTTTTATCTTATAttaatatcacaatattttacataatttttgttataacttttttttttttggtagaatgtTATAACTAACTATATGGCAAAATAATAATTCCATGTAGATTCACATTTTCGCCATTTACGACTTAGCACGTGAAGTAAGAAGGTCGAACTTATGGGAGCGAGAGGCACGTGGTGTGACATTTGGAACTGATCGACGCTAGATGGCACTCGAGGTGGCATTGATTGAAAGATGGCTGTGACTTTAGAGTGTGCTTCCTCGTGTTGTCATTCATTCGTGTCTTTCCCATTAGATTACTCCATGTATtacgtttttcttttcttttttttttctcttttattttaccGTAAAAACTGATAAtatagaggtttttttttttttttttaaaagcatgatATAGGAAAAAGTTTAGCTAACCTACTACTCGATGGCATTTGAAAAAACACATTCATATgtaggctttaaaaaaaaaaaaaaaagaatagtgtgatttatttaaataatatcaatcatgtgaatatgaatatgaatatgttttagtcaaatttagtaatttttattagtttaactAATCTATTATTCACAACCGTCTCaatattttattactattttatttaaatatcattttctctctctctccaaaaatcaattttttttacctcaTCTTTCCTCAATTTCACTCTCTCTTTGGAATCCCCATCATTAGAAATCACAAACACCCAAACACAACCACGCTGGAAACATCTAAACACAACCACATCAAACCTAATTCAACCAACACAAATCACAGTTCAAAAAAAAGGGCAATGGAACTCCCCAAATTTTCCTTCTccaaaaaacaagaagaagcaAAGCGTACGAGCTTCAGCTTCAAATCAAAGATCTTTAACTTCAATCCAAAGTTTCAAAGCGCTTCTTGATATTCCATGTGAATTACTTTAGACAATTTTTTTCCTGATAAAAGACAAAATCTCATTTGGACTTAAATCACCGACTTGGACtaagtttaataataaaaaatttcctaattttctaatattttcttaattgttttgggaaatttttagatttttttgcaACAAAAACTCTTCAACtttgaataatgctagagatacaaatttttgtacaaaaatttttataaactgcTGATAGGGtgagtaattattggtaaaaaaaattatgttaatgaTAGGCaatgaaaattaataagaagctggtcacatcaataatttgtaaaaatattgtaaaatagtttatggatATAGCAATACTCCTTCAACTTTATATAAAGAACCATAAGTACGTTAGAAGGTCCAAATTTTCACTCATGGGAGATTTTTGAAACCTCTGTAATTCAAAGTTAATTGACAACACACCCAAACCTACAAATTTTCATTGTCTTCTTCCCCACTTTTCACCACACACCAGCAAGaaggtatttggtatcaaatgataccatgtTAACAATATCAAAATCGAATAAGTATGAGACAtgttagcaaaaaaataattactccACTAATAAATGAAAGGCATATGTTAGTGGGTAGTTATTTTTACACACATGTTTCTCATTTATTAGGTTTTGATACAGATAACGTAgtatcatttgatacaaaatactt
This region includes:
- the LOC126709755 gene encoding regulator of nonsense transcripts 1 homolog, translating into MDSQPNNLFETASQPDTANDAYTFLEFNTQGEDFDYPEFRDPIRSPVSWPTPSDSLSDPNDRGPGSDHQSETSPVSAAPGSATKARAVGSGSSSGGGNNNSNTNIMSNNNNSSSNNQVVEALAAGMGGLNFEETGDDESYEYGKGDFTEHACRYCGVSNPACVVRCNVPSCRKWFCNSRGNTSGSHIVNHLVRAKHKEVCLHKDSPLGETILECYNCGCRNVFLLGFISAKTESVVVLLCREPCLSVNALKDMNWDLSQWCPLIDDRCFLQWLVKIPSEQEQLRARQISAQQINKVEELWKTNPDASLEDLEKPGVDDEPQPVALKYEDAYQYQNVFAPLIKLEADYDKMMKESQSKDNVTIRWDIGLNKKRIAYFVFPKEDNELRLVPGDELRLRYSGDAAHPAWQSVGHVIKLTAQEEVALELRASQGVPVDVNHGFSVDFVWKSTSFDRMQGAMKTFAVDETSVSGYIYHHLLGHEVEVQMVRNTLPRRFGAPGLPELNASQVFAVKSVLQKPISLIQGPPGTGKTVTSAAIVYHMAKQGQGQVLVCAPSNVAVDQLAEKISATGLKVVRLCAKSREAVSSPVEHLTLHYQVRHLDTSEKSELHKLQQLKDEQGELSSSDEKKYKALKRATEREISQSADVICCTCVGAGDPRLANFRFRQVLIDESTQATEPECLIPLVLGAKQVVLVGDHCQLGPVIMCKKAARAGLAQSLFERLVLLGVKPIRLQVQYRMHPSLSEFPSNSFYEGTLQNGVTINERQSSGIDFPWPVPNRPMFFYVQMGQEEISASGTSYLNRTEAANVEKIVTTFLRSGVVPSQIGVITPYEGQRAYIVNYMSRNGALRQQLYKEIEVASVDSFQGREKDYIILSCVRSNEHQGIGFLNDPRRLNVALTRARYGIVILGNPKVLSKQPLWNSLLTHYKEHECLVEGPLNNLKQSMVQFQKPKKIYNDRRLFFGGGPGVVPNDTFGSVASSPNADRRSGRGRGTFVSPGPPNGTHKPGVHPAGYPMPRVPLPPFPGGPPSQPYAIPSRGAVHGPVGAVPHVPPPGSRGFGAGRGNAGAPIGSHLPHQQGTQQAIGNIGSTFNFPALENPNSQPSVGGPLSQPGFVNNMPVQGPSQTFRDGFSMAGMSQEFLGDDFKSQGSHVPYNVAEFSTQASQSGYAVDYVTQGAQGGFPGNFLNQNSQAGYSRFGTGNDFMSQDYMTHGSQGLFTQVGFNDPSQDDASQSHFGVANANPLQSQGLMNSLYSQPFAHYNTQPPLNLQAPPQQPQQGQSSQNQKIHFNG